From the Lampris incognitus isolate fLamInc1 chromosome 10, fLamInc1.hap2, whole genome shotgun sequence genome, one window contains:
- the zgc:65811 gene encoding CD9 antigen isoform X1: MALDGRGQLCKWILILFNILFALVGFAMLALGLWLRFSGVTKSIFEMENDSQSAFVIAVIMLILLGTMMLVVVSFGDYGVCCKSRCSLQVFSALLAVMAGAEIGAGVIAYMRRNAVASGLAEFYNRLYVAYIDGSDASDITLRFFHTMFECCGLLGTTVFDLAKDTCPKQDGFLAKFTIPACPPVILEAFEERAPLVLGTFVGTAALLLLALLCSVTLTNKIRLSNQSSQHILHPCIPGLFTPYTYSQHNLVSISYPDPDQDPVVFTPLTEANIPLVLT; this comes from the exons TTGGTCGGGTTTGCCATGCTGGCACTTGGCTTGTGGCTGAGATTCAGTGGTGTAACCAAATCAATCTTTGAAATGGAGAATGACAGCCAAAGTGCATTTGTCATAG CTGTGATAATGCTGATTTTACTCGGCACAATGATGCTGGTTGTGGTTTCCTTTGGAGACTATGGCGTCTGCTGCAAGAGCAGGTGCTCCCTGCAAGTG TTCTCTGCTCTGCTGGCTGTTATGGCTGGAGCTGAAATCGGAGCCGGGGTGATTGCATACATGAGACGTAACGCG GTTGCCTCAGGCCTTGCGGAGTTCTACAACAGGTTGTATGTTGCTTACATCGACGGAAGTGACGCGAGTgacatcactctcagattcttcCACACCATG TTCGAGTGCTGTGGACTCTTGGGGACGACCGTATTTGACTTGGCTAAAGACACTTGTCCCAAACAAGATGGGTTCCTCGCGAAGTTCACCATACCT GCATGCCCCCCTGTCATCTTAGAGGCCTTTGAAGAAAGAGCGCCACTAGTGTTGGGTACTTTCGTCGGAACTGCAGCTCTTCTG TTGTTGGCTCTGCTGTGCAGTGTAACCCTCACTAACAAGATCCGTCTTTCCAACCAATCGTCGCAGCACATTTTGCATCCCTGCATCCCTGGCCTCTTTACCCCCTACACTTATTCCCAGCATAACCTGGTTTCCATCTCTTATCCCGACCCTGACCAAGACCCAGTGGTTTTTACTCCTCTCACTGAGGCCAATATTCCACTAGTTTTGACttaa
- the LOC130119257 gene encoding zona pellucida sperm-binding protein 1-like, which translates to MSTDDQEPHLISSIHPEESKSKAEIQVPVEATHHGKSTFAYNDKTGSPNIEQPRFKPFYIPSTHNVHQQQSYEFTPHLQTEEAEERLVNEMADRLEANVYTPCVLGLLSNHDCSSSLGCCSYPVNECTAGQHFIFMVPDPLVEPTGASLRHRSRDGDVSCTPQRLTSNPDLYTVPLDGCGVHRHVAGQTEVHLLEVHGIQVPYDDQSKNDVSPVRLMVECRSSPGSPGKVKFQIMSPSQAPPVQTTPATVTVQLRIATDNSFTKYYPEAHLPLGLIQGRPLYLEVSLLNPPEPGLVLLVHYCLAYTHPPYASWMLIYDGCPSRDDALHLSQPLAPPHTQRLTVTSFSSLPSKINNRGFFQLEDPEIHFLCSTDVCSSADGDCTVGCLSV; encoded by the exons ATGTCCACAGACGACCAGGAACCACACCTTATTAGCAGTATACATCCTGAGGAGTCAAAATCGAAGGCAGAAATACAAGTTCCTGTGGAGGCTACCCACCATGGAAAGAGTACCTTTGCCTATAATGACAAGACCGGATCTCCAAACATAGAGCAGCCACGTTTCAAACCCTTCTATATTCCCTCAACTCATAATGTTCACCAGCAACAGTCGTATGAGTTCACTCCACATCTACAGACTGAAGAGGCGGAGGAGAGGCTGGTCAATGAAATGGCAG ATCGCCTCGAGGCCAATGTGTACACTCCCTGTGTCCTTGGCCTGCTGTCAAACCACGATTGCAGCAGCTCTTTGGGTTGCTGTTCCTACCCGGTGAATG aatGTACAGCGGGACAGCACTTCATCTTTATGGTCCCTGACCCTTTGGTAGAGCCAACAGGGGCCTCACTTCGACACCGTTCTAGGGACGGTGATGTGTCCTGCACACCCCAGAGATTGACCTCTAACCCTGACCTCTACACTGTGCCCTTGGATGGCTGTGGAGTTCACAGACAT GTGGCTGGTCAGACAGAGGTTCACCTGTTAGAAGTCCATGGTATCCAGGTTCCTTACGACGACCAATCCAAGAATGACGTCTCTCCTGTCAG GTTGATGGTGGAATGTAGGTCATCGCCAGGTTCTCCAGGTAAGGTGAAATTTCAGATCATGAGTCCATCTCAGGCACCACCTGTTCAAACTACACCCGCCACAGTGACCGTCCAACTGAGAATCGCCACAG ACAACTCTTTTACCAAATACTACCCAGAGGCTCACCTGCCCCTCGGCCTCATTCAAGGCAGACCACTGTACTTGGAGGTGAGCTTATTGAATCCTCCAGAGCCTGGCTTGGTGCTGCTGGTTCACTACTGCCTGGCTTACACCCACCCTCCATATGCCAGCTGGATGCTCATTTATGACGG CTGTCCTAGCCGAGATGACGCCCTGCATCTATCTCAGCCTCTTGCACCACCTCACACCCAGAGGCTCACAGTCACCAGCTTCTCTTCTCTGCCCTCAAAAATAAATAACAGAGGCTTTTTCCAACTAGAGGACCCAGAG ATCCACTTTTTGTGCTCCACAGATGTTTGTTCTTCTGCGGATGGTGACTGCACCGTCGGCTGCCTCAGCG TGTAA
- the zgc:65811 gene encoding CD9 antigen isoform X2, with amino-acid sequence MALDGRGQLCKWILILFNILFALVGFAMLALGLWLRFSGVTKSIFEMENDSQSAFVIAVIMLILLGTMMLVVVSFGDYGVCCKSRCSLQVFSALLAVMAGAEIGAGVIAYMRRNAVASGLAEFYNRLYVAYIDGSDASDITLRFFHTMFECCGLLGTTVFDLAKDTCPKQDGFLAKFTIPACPPVILEAFEERAPLVLGTFVGTAALLITALVCTSILMKKMKRNQYGGPVHFSNVQY; translated from the exons TTGGTCGGGTTTGCCATGCTGGCACTTGGCTTGTGGCTGAGATTCAGTGGTGTAACCAAATCAATCTTTGAAATGGAGAATGACAGCCAAAGTGCATTTGTCATAG CTGTGATAATGCTGATTTTACTCGGCACAATGATGCTGGTTGTGGTTTCCTTTGGAGACTATGGCGTCTGCTGCAAGAGCAGGTGCTCCCTGCAAGTG TTCTCTGCTCTGCTGGCTGTTATGGCTGGAGCTGAAATCGGAGCCGGGGTGATTGCATACATGAGACGTAACGCG GTTGCCTCAGGCCTTGCGGAGTTCTACAACAGGTTGTATGTTGCTTACATCGACGGAAGTGACGCGAGTgacatcactctcagattcttcCACACCATG TTCGAGTGCTGTGGACTCTTGGGGACGACCGTATTTGACTTGGCTAAAGACACTTGTCCCAAACAAGATGGGTTCCTCGCGAAGTTCACCATACCT GCATGCCCCCCTGTCATCTTAGAGGCCTTTGAAGAAAGAGCGCCACTAGTGTTGGGTACTTTCGTCGGAACTGCAGCTCTTCTG ATCACTGCTCTGGTGTGCACCAGTATAttgatgaagaagatgaagagaaaCCAGTACGGGGGGCCTGTGCATTTCTCAAATGTGCAGTACTGA